A window of the Salipiger sp. H15 genome harbors these coding sequences:
- a CDS encoding cobalt-precorrin-6A reductase, translating to MDPNLLVLGGTLEAARLCRVLAAAGLRGTVSMAGRVANPAAQALPLRIGGFGGVEGLVRHLKAERITHVIDATHPFAARMSANAVAACAEVRVPLIALSRAPWQETAEDHWTRVPDIAGAVAALDGAPRRVMLAVGRMHLPDFAANPQHAYLLRLVDPPQERPEFPEHHVIVDRGPFTLEGDMALMRAHGIELVVSKNSGGEGALAKIAAARALGLPVIMIDRPCVPERTETHDVEGVLRWLDHVGTDLGV from the coding sequence ATGGACCCGAACCTGCTGGTGCTCGGCGGCACGCTCGAGGCCGCGCGGCTCTGCCGCGTGCTGGCCGCGGCCGGGCTGCGCGGCACCGTCTCCATGGCCGGGCGCGTGGCCAATCCGGCGGCGCAGGCGCTGCCGCTGCGGATCGGCGGCTTCGGCGGAGTCGAGGGGCTGGTGCGCCACCTGAAGGCCGAGCGCATCACCCATGTCATCGACGCGACCCACCCCTTCGCGGCGCGGATGAGCGCCAATGCCGTCGCCGCCTGCGCGGAGGTCCGCGTGCCGCTCATCGCCCTGAGCCGCGCGCCGTGGCAGGAGACCGCCGAAGACCACTGGACCCGCGTGCCTGACATCGCCGGGGCGGTCGCCGCGCTGGATGGGGCGCCGCGGCGCGTGATGCTTGCGGTGGGCCGGATGCACCTGCCTGACTTTGCGGCGAACCCGCAGCACGCCTACCTGCTGCGCCTCGTCGATCCGCCGCAGGAGCGCCCGGAGTTCCCCGAGCATCATGTCATCGTCGACCGCGGTCCCTTCACGCTCGAGGGCGACATGGCACTGATGCGCGCGCATGGCATCGAGCTGGTGGTCTCGAAGAATTCGGGCGGCGAGGGGGCCTTGGCCAAGATCGCCGCGGCACGGGCGCTCGGCCTGCCGGTGATCATGATCGACCGGCCCTGCGTGCCCGAGCGGACCGAGACCCATGACGTCGAGGGGGTGCTGCGCTGGCTGGATCATGTTGGCACCGACCTTGGCGTGTAG